Part of the Leguminivora glycinivorella isolate SPB_JAAS2020 chromosome 27, LegGlyc_1.1, whole genome shotgun sequence genome, tactttcgcatttataatattagtatggagtatggattaCCCCATTATCACCCCGGGCGGTAAGCATATGCTGCATTACATCACCGAATAgggtttaaaaattttaaaattatactcTACAGTATATCATTGAcaatacttatttgttttacaagggggcaaagttgttgtttaaccacacgtgccaatattgacatccgagcaagcgaaagattccaatattattatatttcaaaaagtggaatcttcaTCGTGGCGAGGGTTTCAATTTAAGACACGAAGGTTGAACCGAGtgaaacaaaatttttcactacaccaacacgaacaaaatactgactatcaaacatcaatagttatttgtttacaagggggcaaagttgttgtttaaccacacgtgccaatattaatacccaagcaaacgaaagattccaatcctgaaccgcgagcgtagcgagtggttaaaaaagtggaatcttgagcgttgcgagggtttcgagacacgaaggttaaacagactttttttttataccacgtcggtggcaaaaaggtatacggcccgcctgatggaaagcggtgaccGTAAcagggggtgtcacatgcgcgttgccgacccattagaaacttaattGTACACTCCTTTGCCAGCGAGtgaaacaaaatttttcaccacaccaacacgaacaaaatactgactataaaacatcaaactaaattaaatctatcaatcgagtcgagatttgcccgcaggggaccgatttttgaatttcgaacgcccAAATTCGCTGTTCGAAAATCTCTGGATAACGACGAAACGctgtttttgaaaaaggacggctagtcatattaaaactagtggtaatgaccactcgatTTCGATTATGTTAGTAGAACTTAAATCGCTGGTAGTGGAGATATTTTTGAACGAagttcacgaaatcgaatggtcgacattcaaaactgtaggtaccttatctgttttcgaatagcaaagtaagcctttaccagttggtgtggggAAAACATTTTTGTTTATGCATATATTTTTTCATGCGCTAGGGGGCAAGGCAAACGAGCAGTCAGGTcgcttgatggtaagcgatcactgctgcccatggacacacgaaacaccagaagtgctGCCAGTGTGgtaggtgcgttgccggcctttaagatgggtgtatagtgtacgctcttttcttggaTGTTTAGAAGAatgtatcggtccggaaatatatagattgtttttttttaatgttacctaattgtttttttattcaaacatttctatagtattttttttaattaaagtttgcaatgagtatgagtaagcaaattcgtaaaaaaatattattggtgcggtgaaaaatattaataactagcttttacaaacttccatcccccattttagggaagtgggggatgagaaagagacaaaaagtagcctatgtcactctctatcccttcaactgtctccacttaaaaaatcagtcaattcgtcgctccgttttgccgtgaaagatggacaaacaaaccagacacacacactttcccatttataatatttgtatggatGGCAATAAAATGCTAGGTAAAGTTAAAAATCGTGACCCTAGACCCCACCGTTGTTGCATCGCGCCAAAAAGTGCATTCTCCGCGACCCCTGTTCACCCTCGCGATATTCAATATCACCAATTTCCGACTTTTTGCTAAAAAGTTTGACAAAAAACCCTTTTTGCAAGGGTGCAACGGGTATCCATTGTTCGTGCACCTGGCTGAttagttgtatttttatattttttgtagttttaaaaaaccggccaagagcgtgtcgggccacgctcagagggctccgtagttttccgtatttttctcaaaaactactaaacctatcaagttcaaaataattttcctaaaaagtctttataaagttctacttttgtgattttttccatattttttaaacatatggttcaaaagttagaggggggacgcactttttttcctttaggagcgattatttccgaaaatattaacattatcaaaaaatgatcttagtaaactcttattcatttttaaatacctatctaacaatatatcacacgttggggttagaatgaaaaaaatatcagcccccactttacatgtagggggggtaccctaataaaacatttttttccattttttatttttgcactttgttggcgtgattgatatacatattggtaccaaatttcagctttctagtgcttacggttactgagattatccgcggacggacggacggacagacagacatggcgaaactataagttcctagttgactacggaaccctaaaaaggaatgtgtttttttttaactttttgaagTGCGTCTTTTTGCTGGGTAAATTCACGCATTTGGTTTTTTCGGGTTATAAAcatagtacatagtaattcaatggttACAAATTGAAAGTTCCGGTTGCGTGAATCAGTAAAAaaaccacaccaactggtaaagatcccctttattattcgaaaattaatagcaaaattgcatttttatctacaagagtgcaaactAATAAaatttcatactaattttaacttgatgttccTAGCTTGCCGCTGAAATTCTCATGTAAATGATGACTTtgaatgattgattgattccGTGGAGTATAGGACGGGTGCTGGTTTGGGACGCAACGTGCGTTgacacactggccccgtctcatctccCGAACCTCCGTGAGGGCAGCGTCAGCAGCAGAGGCGGCCGAGAAACTGAAGGTAGGAAAGtacagcggtctcggcgccgaatatatttttatcccattcggcgtcgagacccttggcccgtggggccctggcgctctAAGTCTCTTCAAGGACCTGTCGAAGAGACTGAGACGCCACCggagaccgaagagctggcagcttcctcgctcagcgtattagcttgacaatccagcgaggaaatgctgccagcgtcttcggtagtATGCCACAGGGgtcgtttttagatttattttgggtgaattttagatttatttagtttaatttttattttaagtttaattttagtataactttagatttatttagtttaaacaataaaagttattgatttaatttgatgttttacagttaatattttcataatatttaatggtatggtaaaaataatgttttttactCCGTAGaaaattttgtttaacctacgtgccttgaaaccctcgcaatgctcaagattccacattctgaaatatttgacgaccggtctgctaagccgcggtcctggttcgaatcccatttatttgtgtattgagcacagatatttgttcctgagtcatggatgttttctttgtatataagtatttgcatgttatatatatatcgttgtctgagtacaacaacataagccttcttgagcttaccgtgggactcagtaaatctgtgtaagaagtcatttaatatttatttatttatttacgtatGGTTAACGGCAATAATATCGCACAAAAAAGTCAAAAAGAAGgcaacaaaaatatctgaaacaattttatttctagAGCGTGTCAaatatttaaacagttttttttttccgaTGTTTTTGTCGGTGACTGTACAAGGTAGGTACAGGTttagtttaataataaaaatgcaaCACATATATACAATtggaatgatttattttatatagatAAACACATATTTATCACCAGTTTTACAAAATTGGTTCAGGTAGCGtagaagggccatttttttttcaaagttgtccaccccactttttttttgatttggaaatttttatgtgttttccacacagaatcgcgagctctttcaatcctaatatgagaaaaaaagtgtcccaaggtttttttcccattccgttaccattttttcatacattttgtatggcggtaacggaatggaaggttcgaaaaaatttatggaaatcttgggacatttttagggtttcgtagtcaactaggaacccttatagtttcgccatgtctgtctgtccgtccgtccgtccgtccgtccgcggataatctcagtaaccgtaagcactagaaagctgaaatttggtaccaatatgtatatcaatcatgccaacaaagtgcaaaaataaaaaatggaaaaaatgtttcattagggtaccccacctacatgtaaagtgggggctgatattttttttcattccaaccccaacatgtgatatattgttggataggtatttaaaaatgaataagggtttcctaagatcgttttttgataatattaatattttcggaaataatctctcctaaaggaaaaaaaagtgcgtcccccccctctaacttttgaaacatatgtttaaaaaatataaaaaaaatcataaatgtagaactttataaacactttctaggaaaattgttttgaacttgataggatcattagtttttgagaaaaatacgaaaaactacggaaccctacactgagcgtggcccgacacgctcttggccagttttttttctagcaggatcgaaagagctcccgattctgagtatgaatcgcgaaaaaaatacccatgttacaaaaaagtggggtggacaactttgaaaaaaaaatggctcagaAACATAATATATGAACACCATAAAATTCCTCATACAAAATATGTGGAAGTCCTTGTAAGTTATCAAATTCACtctatgtaggtaggtacctaaccaCTAGAGTAATGAAGATCCTTAGTGACCCATATATGGGACACTAGACTGCTCGAATGTTAAAACCTGTCGACAATCATTTAAATAGGTGTTAAACATGTAATATCGGGTCACTCACATAAACATAGTCGAAAatagctcgacatgtttcgctccgtaacgaggagcattttcactGAGCGCGCGCGATATGTTCCCTACGCAGACTCACTATTTTTACGTGAGTAACCGGTTTTATATGTTTagtatgtcagtgtctcacggtagttttgttattaaaatctaaaatgttCACTTAAAATACTACGGTCAACCTTTAAATTAACTACGGCAACTACGGCTTTAAATAGCAGGGGCGACTTTgaattttagttttaaagtcatataTCGCAAGTAAActcgcgattttctatggtacgAGTACATTtactacaatatttattaatctAACTAgttatcagtggcggctggtgaataTTTCTGATAGGCAACAccaaaaaaagaaaccaacctttacattaggtactttacctactagtaatcaattttaggaaagcctgtgggaatcggcttgtatggaccagccgctgctgctagtTACAGGAACAggttcagtaaataatgaataatgttaattttaaaccCGTTTTTTagtccgtgtggtgacgggttaagaatttcaccacccccctttcttcccgtgggtgtcgtagaagtcgactgtgggatatgggttaaattgtggcgtacgcgagaggctggcaacctgtcactgcaatgtcacaatttcgttatttttcaacccctttttgccaagagtggcacagaaacttaggtagttcatgtgctctgcctacccctttatgggatacaggcgtgattgtatatatgtattgtattcgtttatttcagacaaaaataacGGACttattttccgtatttttacaTTAcgttacattatttaaaatttacaaattacactatataaaaattaaagctgtaaaattcaataattaatttttcatcacacccgcactttaaatgtgctattgcacgcaggcggagcgtgagttatagaaaaatcgttctctcaagggaataatgaaatttcttgtaccgtacctACTTGACTTTTTTACAtctgtttacatattttttacattgcgagtgtgatgaaaaacattgtgtgttactcggggagtatgaatattactaactcgagtctttaaatcgctccggcaagccgtcgcgatttaacttactctcgttagtaatattcaacttcctccccttgttgcacaatgtactattaaatcaAACTAcattgaaacaaaataaaattcgaATTAAATTCaacatttcaaattaaaaattaaaataaaatatatgtagaggtatgtatgttaattttaaagccgttcaaataccatcaaagtaaccccaaatccTAAAAccaccccggttgacggtaCTACAGAATCTCGAGTTCTCCGATGTTCTTCTCTTCTCTTCTTTCTTCTGTCTCGTTCTCGGTCGTTCTGCCGCCGCCCCGGAAAGCTAGCAGGCTGCACAGTCCACTAATAGTTGTAATACATACTATACAACCTACTACCTCACCGTTGCGACAGCGGCTTCGTGCTTCAGCCGACCTGGGTCCACTGCGCTGAATAAAAATCCTTGTACAATCTACAATCTAATACTTGTAAGTTCATCTTTTTGGCACATGACAGCGCCCATAAAACGTGAACCTCCACAACCTACTGAAGTTTTATAAGTACATTGTGTAACaagggaggaagttgaatattactaacgagagtaagttcgagttagtaatattcatactccccgagttacacactaTGTTACTGTTTTTTGCCAAGATGTACAgctataattttataattaaagacTTAGGTAGATTACGGCTAGATACTTTACAAACACACATAGtgcaaacaataaaaaaagtgtCAAAGAATATATATTAAAACTCACTAAAACAATCTTAGTTACAATTCTCTAATAGTTCATTTTTACGTGACAGTAAAAATAGAGCCCAACTAAAAATACAATCTAAACAAGGTAGGAACTACTGAACATAGTATTAATACAgaaaacacaataaaaaaaaggttCTCCCcttatatataaaaaagttactcaaCTGATTAGTTAAAGagtgttttgtccctttttGTCATGTCGACTTATGTATTTGTGAGGAAGGGACAAAATACTTTTTTAACTAATAATTTCAGTAGCTTTTTAAGAAGGGGCTAAAAAGAAATAAcacgaaaaaagaaaaacaaatgaagaAACGTCGAAATCCCGCCAAAACTGTGGCCTCGTATACCAAACTTGTGTGGGCACGCGCAGACGACTATATAGTCCAGCTGACAAACGACTATAACTGCCAGTCACATATAGCCTGACTATAACTACCAGTGACACAGTCCGACTATAATTTGTCAGTCACATATAGCCTGACTATAATTGCCAGTGACATGTCTGACTATAATTGCCAGTCGGACTAATATATGACTATAATTGTCAGTTACTCATAGATATGACTGATGAAGAACTACTGTCAAATTAACTTCAAAGTTTTTAAACTCCTAGTTATAGATTTGTACACACAATTGCAAAAATGCATACTGCTGTATAAATTATTTCTTTCATGAAGGTTGCATTTTGCAACTGTGTACAACATCTATAACCGATTTCGCCTCAGTCTAAATGGTGACGAAAATTGAAAAGGGAATGAGTGGGACTATAAATTATGTCACATTGCATTCCATATTGACTTTAAGTGTTAATTAAACTGaagtaaaatagttattttattttgattttaaatgaATGTGACtagagaattttttttttctttacttttCTTGTAGTTCTTGGGTGATTAAAATTCTGGGTCAAATATAGTCATAATAGGCAGGACTATAGTCGCAGGCGTGCCCTATCGACGGTGCGCACAAGTTCGGATCTACGGGTTTCAGTTGAGTGGGCCAAAGTGCtgtctaaaaagaaaaaaagaaatactcGACTATAGCTCAAAATCGCTCGACTATAACCATATCATATCACGCATACTAATGTCCAATTAATGTaaacatagattaaatataagaatatcataccatcccatacattaaaatgcgtaATGGTGTAAGAAGAatcaaaaatacattttaatatatgtaacatatttttgaaatatattttactaggtagttAGAGTTGGGCCAAGGCAAGTTTGCAACGATTCTGACAGTACTGAACACGTCAAaatttcatcgaagtttgacattttaaaattatatttgcacCGGCGATTCTGTCAAAATTGTTGCCAACGTATCTTTTAAGTATGTGCGAAATAATCCGTTGTAATTATGAATTTGATATATAGGATAAATACTTATAGGTAGTGAAAAAGCTAGAGTCAAGTTGAGTAAGAAAAAgaacataaaaatacaatacaaataaaaagAGGGGAGATGGGCCTCGTCAGCATCGTGCTGCAACCTATCTAGGAGAAGGAAAACTCTGAAATAAAACCCCCAATCCAAGGTGTAAACCGACCCGTGCCGAGGGATGCGTGGCCAGAGGGAGTCTGGTTTATAACGGAGGGTGTCTGTGTTGGCGGTCATAGGACACTAGGTATACCCGCCTTACCTTAGTATAGGGCTCTGCTGGGGTGGACTTGTTATCCCTACTACTCGTGGGAACGCAATGGAGATTTTGAAAAACAATAATCATCCGCATGGCGGCGATGCGGTACGCCACCCATCACGTCTCGTTTCTTACGAGGGCGAGAAGCGGCTCACGGAGAGCCGTTTTGCTACATTGAATGTTGGAGGAGGAATGAATGAGAAATGTAATGAGGTTTTGCAGATGATGGAAGAAAGAAGGATCGATGTCCTTTGTGTGAATGAGACAAAGCGGAAGGGATGTGACACCACCACACATGGGGCTTACACGGCGTACTGGTCGGGGGTGCCAAGCTCAGATCGAGCCAGTAAGGGAGTCGGTGTCATACTCTCCGCTAGGATGGCTGAATGTGTAAATGAGTTTGAGTGCGTAAGTCCCAGGTTGATATGGATTAGAATGAAAGTGGGCATGATAAGGATATTTGTGCTCGGGGTTTACGCTCCTGTAGATCAGGGAGCGGGAAACTCCCAGCATACACAGGATGAAAGGCGAATGTTTTGGGACAAAGTGAGAGACGTTTTAAGAGTGTGCAAGGATAATGAGAGGATAATAATGTTAGGTGATTTTAATAGTTGGGTAGGAGTCAAGAGAGTTGGGTGTGAAAGGGTTCTAGGTATGCATGGCGACGATAGAGTGAATGAGAATGGAAGGAACTTGTTAGAGATTTGCCTCGAGTGGAACCTTTGTGTGGCAAACACAATGTTTTCTCACAAATGGATACATTTGTACACTCGAGAGGCAGAGAACGTGAGGAAAAGTATGATTGATTTTATAATTGTGGATGATAGAATGAAGAAGAATGTTCTGGACGCTAGGGTGTATCGTGGGTCAGGTATCCATACTGACCACTTCCTGGTAATGTGCCGAATAAGTGGTCTGTTCAAAGGGTGGCGATCACGACCTCGTGCGGCCCCTAGCGTTTTAGACCGAATAAAAGTGGAATGTTTGCAAGAAGAAAGCGCAAGTGAAGAGTACGTCAGTAAATTGAAGAATGAGTTTGAAAGTTTGGATGATATAGATGAGATTGATGAATTATGGAGcaactttaaaaataaagttgtaagtGTGGCTAGGGTAGTGTGTGGTGTGAGTAAAAGGAACAAAGGAGGAAAGGTGAAGAATGTGTGGTTCGATAAGGAAGTGCAAGAGGCGGTATGTGAGAAGAAGAAGCTATGGCGGGATTGGTTAGCAGCACGAGCTAATCAAAGAGCCCATAAAGCCTCTTTTGATGAGGTGAATGTAGCGAAGGATAACTATAGAAGTATGAAAGTGCGTGTGAAAGAATTAgttaaaagaaagaaagatgAACTTAATGATCAAATGGATGAAAGATTGTCGCAAGATTTTCAGACGAACATAAAGTTCTTCTGGAAATCCGTTCGCCTAGCCAGAGGTAAGAGTTCAGACTCTGAGCTAAAATCGGTGAAAGATTCGAATGGAAGTTTGCTGAATGGGGAAGAATGTATTCTAAAGAGATGGCAGGAGTATTTTGAAAGCTTGTTTGAAAGGGAGGAAGCAAATATGCTAACCTCAGGTTTGAATGGAAACTTATCAATGGATGAAATTAGCATGGATGAGATTGTGAAAGCATTGAAAGGTATGAAATCAGGTAAGGCTGCAGGATATGACAAGGTCTCCGCCGAGATGCTGAAGGCTGGACAGGGCATTGTAGCGAGTCAGTTGTatctagggcttgcaatatcggacggttttcaattccggaactggttttcgagattggacttcaattccggaattccggaactagttccggaattgaacaattttttttggtttggttttctggtggatttttgatgaaataatacaatggtaaactgaaatttgttataaatcgacgtttaagacaagaactccgtacctgaaaagcatataacactgaaattttcattttagtaattggACAGGCAAGCCCATTTtgcgtcaaaatcggtcttgcaaggtatttcgaactacagttaacgatacaaacgaggttttagtgccagttttctgatagtggtcaacgttaaagttatttttttattcattgagcatggaaataatatacatataagtaataatttacaagaacTGCATAGCGTCTTCttcacataactgtaataaaaaaaatattgaattacctttatcagactcgagtagggacaaaagatatccaagctagcccaaaaaaacagattttatgatttattcctaggtaccaaaaaataaatcattcttttatatacatcattttccatacatttgcttctcaaatcttttgattttgtggtaagtggtaatagacttagatcttagagtttagtaaaatatgcacacgtctttgtgaaaagtgtataaagtaactacgacgttatgcttgtgaatgagtgtaataccaaatactacgatttgcttctgaactttatgtctaaaatattcagtgctatgagaaaagaagtaaaattttgagtttatgccgctttaataccgattaatttagattattactttttaagttcgatctaataaattgagcataaataacgccaataaaatagtaatattaataatgtacctaatgttatttatttatgtttaattgtccttcagtattcgagcataacactcaactcccggctagtaattttaaattatcacaaaacaaaactttctacaacaaatatttactttaaaatgattatatatttcacttattagctaaaacaattaAGAGCAAAACCAGGAAGTGACAAtggtattgggttggtaagaaagtaatgagcgaatcataaccaatattgtaatttttatttaatttattattttaatcatttatcaaaaatataacggccttcgttatctactacttgtctccatcgttctggtaaagaatgaatagcatcggcgaagaagttcttaggtttagattcaaaaaactcagctatgtactgtcgtagatgggcttgatcatcgaactttttttcattcaaggcattgcttagcgatctgaacaatgcgtaatccgtaggtgccaagtctggagagtacggtggatgaggtatcactttccaacctagctccaatagctttagccgagtcacttttgcaatgtgtgggcgagcattgtcgtgtaagaaaaaaactttagcatgctgtggatgattctgacagattttttggtttaaattttcaagctgattacagtatactgatgcggtaacagtcattccacttggtaggagttcccagtgaataataccatgaatatcccaccaaacggacagcataacttttttcgggtgaggctctatttttggtgcctctattcctttttcgtttggagctagccactgacgtttgcgtgtgtgatttatatataagacccatttttcatctccagtgataagatggtccaaccagttgaatgtgcggcgaaaagacagaagttgtatgcagatatcggcacggcgcggcggtttagttgatctctatcaagttcgtgcggtatccaaacactgtatttgtagttttttcccaactcgtgtaaatgtgtttctatggtgacatgagagcagcctaactcggtagcaagagtacgactcgttagcctcggatctccttcaattaaggtttttaatttggctacatcaatcttcaccggtcgaccagacttaggttgatctgataatgaaaagtcgccactacgaaaccgctggaaccatcgtttcgccgtggcctcagacacaacttcaggagcaacacgctgacatatattacgcattgcttcggcggctgaatggccagactgaaattcatatagtaagcaatgccttacatgcacttttaattcgtccattttcttccttatattagctcggcgacagctagtgaatgactgacgagaaactgtgcgactcgccctttatatactttcgactatagaagattctagaactctctcaaaaattttatgtggaattcaatcgatcgctcattactttcttaccaacccaatataatattagcgggttaaaactacactatctcgcttTAACTAGCCTTGgatgcaaccctttggtcataaaataggcactacctgaatccgaggAGTGTataacttaatgaatttacatatcttttatagacgcggtggtagttttgtaaaataaccaggctgatattacacgttttcgtccaaaaatatatcttttttcaattccggaattttcgagattatgtgtttcaattccggaactgtaatatcggaaaaattgtccgaaattccggaatttcgagattccggaattccggaatgcaagccctagttGTATCGCCTTTTCAATTTGTGCTTCAGTACCGGCCGGGTACCTAAGGACTGGTGCAAGGCCGTCATCGTTCCTCTTTACAAGGGAAAAGGCTCACGACTGGACTGCAAAAACTACAGGGGCATTAGCTTACTCAGCATCGTCGGAAAACTGTATGCGAAAGTGTTGATTGAGAGAGTAGTGAGAGTAACCGACGAGAAAGTATGGGATGCACAGGCGGGATTTAGAAAGGGTATGGGATGTTCGGATCAAGTCTTTTCCTTACGATGCATAGCCGAAAAGTTTTTGGCCAAAGGTCAAAAGGTCTATTGCGCTTTCGTGGACTTGGAAAAGGCGTATGATAGAGTGATGAGGAATGAATTGTGGTCGGTAGTGTCCATGTATGGAGTAGGCAGTCAACTCGTTCAAGCACTGAAATCTCTTTATGAGGATTCCAGTGCTTGCGTGAGAATAAACGGGTCATACACTGAGTGG contains:
- the LOC125240218 gene encoding uncharacterized protein LOC125240218, which codes for MEILKNNNHPHGGDAVRHPSRLVSYEGEKRLTESRFATLNVGGGMNEKCNEVLQMMEERRIDVLCVNETKRKGCDTTTHGAYTAYWSGVPSSDRASKGVGVILSARMAECVNEFECVSPRLIWIRMKVGMIRIFVLGVYAPVDQGAGNSQHTQDERRMFWDKVRDVLRVCKDNERIIMLGDFNSWVGVKRVGCERVLGMHGDDRVNENGRNLLEICLEWNLCVANTMFSHKWIHLYTREAENVRKSMIDFIIVDDRMKKNVLDARVYRGSGIHTDHFLVMCRISGLFKGWRSRPRAAPSVLDRIKVECLQEESASEEYVSKLKNEFESLDDIDEIDELWSNFKNKVVSVARVVCGVSKRNKGGKVKNVWFDKEVQEAVCEKKKLWRDWLAARANQRAHKASFDEVNVAKDNYRSMKVRVKELVKRKKDELNDQMDERLSQDFQTNIKFFWKSVRLARGKSSDSELKSVKDSNGSLLNGEECILKRWQEYFESLFEREEANMLTSGLNGNLSMDEISMDEIVKALKGMKSGKAAGYDKVSAEMLKAGQGIVATKTIKSKTRK